A portion of the Paenibacillus hamazuiensis genome contains these proteins:
- a CDS encoding DJ-1/PfpI family protein, with protein sequence MLTVQIVLFDGFDLLDAIAPYEVFSAAALYAENAISVELVTAEGPRSVPSGIGGLKIEASGRLTPERAGIILVPGAGGEVDGDGPNSIPAILGRAMNTELTGMMGRALMQKDVAVAAVCGGSLLLAMGGLLEGRPTVTHHLGMDLLGATGAIPITARVVDDGNLVSGGGVTSGLDVALYLVERELGPRIAHAVEQLFEFERRGTVWRETGRAPGGQQTRTGGEPNIEADKAPFTYGSPGNKITQTSVFDGDWDTTIATPVGKLQVKLSISTSNGMIQGKATQGSETVELLNPVLQDNKLAWSLQITKPMRLNLKFEVAADGDHMTGIAKAGMLPASKLTGKRVS encoded by the coding sequence ATGCTGACGGTTCAAATCGTGCTTTTTGACGGCTTTGACCTTCTGGATGCCATTGCGCCTTACGAGGTGTTTAGCGCCGCCGCACTGTATGCCGAAAACGCGATAAGCGTGGAACTCGTCACCGCCGAAGGGCCGAGGTCCGTGCCCAGCGGCATAGGCGGGTTAAAGATTGAAGCAAGCGGCAGGTTGACTCCGGAACGTGCGGGTATCATTCTCGTACCCGGCGCAGGGGGGGAAGTCGACGGTGATGGGCCGAATTCGATCCCGGCTATTCTGGGGCGGGCGATGAATACGGAATTGACCGGTATGATGGGGCGGGCTCTCATGCAAAAGGACGTCGCAGTTGCCGCGGTATGCGGCGGCTCCCTGCTGCTCGCCATGGGGGGTCTCCTGGAAGGCAGACCCACGGTAACCCATCATTTGGGCATGGATCTGCTTGGAGCAACCGGGGCCATTCCCATTACGGCACGCGTAGTGGACGACGGCAACCTGGTTTCCGGCGGCGGCGTAACTTCGGGACTCGATGTAGCGCTGTATTTGGTGGAACGCGAGCTGGGACCGCGCATCGCACATGCGGTAGAGCAGTTGTTCGAATTTGAACGGAGGGGGACGGTTTGGAGAGAAACGGGAAGGGCGCCGGGCGGTCAACAAACAAGGACGGGCGGCGAACCGAACATCGAGGCGGACAAAGCGCCATTCACTTATGGCAGTCCGGGTAACAAAATCACTCAAACGTCCGTATTCGACGGGGATTGGGATACGACAATCGCCACGCCGGTTGGGAAACTGCAGGTCAAGCTCTCCATCTCCACAAGTAATGGAATGATCCAAGGCAAAGCAACTCAAGGGAGTGAGACGGTAGAGCTCTTGAACCCCGTACTGCAGGACAATAAGCTTGCCTGGTCGCTGCAGATCACGAAACCGATGCGCTTAAATTTGAAATTCGAGGTCGCCGCGGATGGAGATCACATGACCGGAATCGCCAAAGCCGGCATGCTGCCGGCATCGAAATTAACAGGCAAGCGGGTGTCCTGA
- a CDS encoding response regulator transcription factor, whose translation MSKVNTILVVDDDPSIVELLRDFLEYENFHVMTASDTAGAWAVFERNTVHCIILDVMMPGQNGFELCRRIRAESNVPILFLSARSDDVDKIRGLTLGGDDYIVKSASPGEIVARVKAVLRRSSSRLQSDERILDLGRIKLNLSAREVLVDGKNVDLTPREYELLRLFAEHPRHVFSYEQLLAKFWDGVGDKHTIRVHLGRLREKIESDPNDPKYLVNVWGVGYRFEGG comes from the coding sequence ATGAGCAAAGTAAACACGATACTGGTTGTCGACGATGACCCAAGTATCGTCGAACTGTTGAGAGATTTTTTGGAGTATGAAAATTTTCATGTGATGACCGCTTCCGATACCGCAGGGGCGTGGGCCGTGTTTGAGCGGAATACCGTTCATTGCATCATTCTTGACGTTATGATGCCGGGACAAAACGGCTTTGAGTTATGCCGCCGGATTCGGGCGGAGAGTAACGTCCCCATCCTTTTCCTCAGCGCACGCAGCGACGATGTGGACAAGATTCGAGGGCTGACGCTTGGCGGCGATGATTATATCGTCAAGTCCGCTTCGCCCGGCGAGATCGTAGCCAGAGTAAAAGCGGTATTGAGGCGTTCGTCTTCTCGGCTGCAATCGGATGAAAGGATCCTGGATTTGGGCCGCATCAAGCTGAACCTGTCCGCAAGAGAAGTATTAGTGGATGGGAAAAATGTAGATCTCACGCCGAGAGAGTACGAGCTGCTGCGATTGTTTGCCGAACACCCCAGACATGTTTTTTCATATGAACAGCTGCTTGCAAAATTTTGGGACGGGGTGGGCGATAAGCATACGATCCGGGTGCATCTCGGCCGGCTTCGCGAAAAAATCGAATCCGATCCGAACGATCCGAAGTACCTGGTCAACGTATGGGGAGTAGGGTATCGCTTCGAGGGAGGGTAA
- a CDS encoding DUF2306 domain-containing protein, producing the protein MKKRNTLYVLLACVNILFILYALAVNYIIDPGAEAFLSHKTDLKRELHLPVWLTVMRVHVAFACIAMAAGLLNFSKRLFEKSRKFHRINGYVYIVSVLVVVLTSGYMAPYATGGKISSMGFNMLNIIWLLITVTALAQIKKKRTLRHRNWMIRSYAFCFTNMLIHLITSLFQQGFGVNYVTGYTIGVYGSIVLLLVIPDIIIRTIGQSGDTRVTP; encoded by the coding sequence ATGAAGAAGCGGAACACATTATATGTACTTTTAGCTTGCGTCAATATTTTATTTATCCTTTACGCTTTGGCGGTCAACTATATAATCGATCCCGGAGCCGAGGCCTTTTTGAGCCATAAAACCGATCTTAAGCGCGAGCTTCATCTACCGGTCTGGTTAACCGTTATGCGCGTTCACGTTGCGTTTGCCTGCATCGCCATGGCGGCGGGGCTGCTCAACTTTTCCAAGCGACTTTTTGAAAAAAGCCGCAAGTTCCATCGCATCAACGGCTACGTGTATATCGTATCCGTACTTGTTGTCGTACTGACTTCCGGATACATGGCGCCATACGCCACCGGTGGAAAAATAAGCAGCATGGGATTCAATATGCTGAATATTATTTGGCTGCTTATCACCGTTACGGCGCTCGCACAAATCAAAAAGAAACGGACCCTCCGGCACCGGAACTGGATGATCCGAAGTTACGCCTTTTGTTTTACGAACATGCTGATTCATCTCATCACCTCGCTTTTTCAGCAGGGATTCGGCGTCAATTACGTTACCGGCTATACCATTGGCGTTTACGGCTCCATTGTGCTGCTGCTGGTCATTCCCGACATTATCATCAGAACGATCGGCCAATCCGGAGATACTCGGGTTACTCCATAA
- a CDS encoding DinB family protein produces the protein MLNKALLIGDVMHEWAGTRRLLASLPDEHLGWRPHAKSHTLGELATHVVNLLNWQLGILRDPGIDLAITSTRRSALTSRQALLDEFDTNIRELERTLDAIDEAALASDWTLRRGDTVMAVQPKAIAFRTMGMSHMVHHRAQLGVYLRLLDQPVPGVYGPTADELGK, from the coding sequence ATGTTGAACAAAGCACTGCTGATCGGGGATGTCATGCATGAGTGGGCGGGGACGCGCCGGCTGTTGGCAAGTTTGCCGGACGAGCATCTCGGTTGGAGACCGCACGCAAAGTCGCACACGCTCGGGGAATTGGCGACACACGTCGTCAACCTATTGAATTGGCAGTTGGGCATTCTTCGCGATCCGGGTATCGACCTGGCTATCACGTCTACTCGAAGATCGGCGTTAACGAGCCGCCAGGCTCTGCTGGACGAATTCGACACAAACATCCGGGAGCTCGAGCGGACGCTGGACGCCATCGACGAAGCGGCGTTGGCTTCGGATTGGACCCTTCGTCGCGGCGATACGGTCATGGCCGTTCAGCCGAAGGCGATCGCGTTCCGTACGATGGGCATGAGCCACATGGTCCACCACCGCGCGCAGCTCGGCGTCTATTTGCGTCTGCTCGACCAGCCGGTCCCGGGCGTTTACGGCCCGACCGCCGACGAACTCGGCAAGTAG
- a CDS encoding sensor histidine kinase, with product MKTIRLRSFLLLSFFFILQMPWIFFITAHFMETKTFNLDKSGPQDEIQQKQLIGIVRLIEAGTDKWSDPIWQDQLRTQLRQVKMEAAILSASDQEIFRTNPERLGASSSTERFSVIVDGQLLGKVVLYLPKSYKVQVISMFAGLFLALFIIGAAMRRFLLNPLEKMSSAARQVAEGDWDAKLPLSRITEISEVRDGFDVMVKGLRESFRKQAKLEEERRFVIAAVAHDLRTPLFALRGYLDGLEQGIAQSPEKITKYLAVCKEKSAQLDRLVEDLFTFTKMEYLEMKLHYKSIDFKHILQQSMDSLSPQARQKHISIVCHAADGCFISGDVHLLERSINNLLDNAVRHTPSNGEIAVQCYLENDQVKFTIRDTGPGFSAEELERVFEPLYRGEISRNRSTGGSGLGLTISQKIIRRHGGDLAAGNHPEGGAHLAGWIPAAPIRF from the coding sequence ATGAAAACGATTCGCCTGCGCAGTTTTTTATTGCTGAGTTTCTTCTTCATACTACAGATGCCTTGGATCTTCTTTATCACAGCACACTTCATGGAGACAAAAACGTTCAACTTGGACAAAAGCGGACCGCAAGACGAGATTCAGCAAAAACAGTTGATAGGCATCGTTCGCCTGATCGAAGCCGGCACGGACAAATGGAGCGATCCGATATGGCAAGATCAATTGCGTACCCAATTGCGGCAAGTGAAGATGGAGGCGGCTATTTTATCTGCGTCGGATCAGGAGATTTTTCGGACTAACCCGGAGCGCCTTGGCGCTTCGTCGTCAACCGAACGGTTCTCCGTCATAGTGGACGGTCAGTTACTCGGAAAGGTCGTCCTTTACCTGCCGAAGTCATATAAGGTTCAAGTGATTTCGATGTTTGCCGGACTATTTCTGGCTTTGTTTATTATCGGTGCTGCAATGCGAAGGTTCCTCCTTAACCCTCTCGAAAAAATGAGTTCAGCCGCCAGACAAGTCGCCGAGGGGGACTGGGATGCGAAGCTGCCTTTGTCCAGGATCACCGAAATCTCCGAAGTACGCGACGGCTTCGACGTGATGGTGAAGGGGCTTCGGGAATCTTTTCGGAAACAAGCGAAATTGGAAGAAGAACGCCGATTCGTGATCGCCGCCGTTGCGCATGATTTGCGGACCCCGCTCTTCGCCCTGCGAGGTTATTTGGACGGCCTGGAGCAAGGCATAGCCCAATCTCCGGAGAAAATAACCAAATATTTGGCGGTTTGCAAGGAAAAATCGGCGCAATTGGACCGGCTTGTAGAGGACCTTTTCACATTTACCAAGATGGAATATTTGGAAATGAAACTTCACTACAAGAGTATTGATTTCAAACACATACTCCAGCAGTCGATGGACAGCCTGAGTCCGCAAGCCCGGCAAAAGCACATCTCGATCGTATGCCATGCTGCAGACGGCTGCTTCATCAGCGGTGACGTGCATTTATTGGAGCGTTCCATCAACAACCTTTTGGATAATGCCGTCAGACATACCCCCTCCAATGGAGAAATTGCCGTTCAATGTTATTTAGAGAACGATCAAGTCAAGTTTACGATTCGCGATACGGGGCCGGGTTTCTCGGCGGAAGAGCTGGAGCGGGTTTTTGAGCCTTTATACCGGGGGGAAATATCCAGGAATCGTTCGACCGGAGGCAGCGGACTGGGGCTCACGATATCGCAAAAAATCATTCGGCGGCACGGAGGCGATCTTGCCGCGGGTAACCATCCGGAGGGAGGAGCGCATCTGGCCGGCTGGATACCGGCAGCGCCGATCCGATTTTAG
- a CDS encoding DUF5050 domain-containing protein: MRMKTIAMLGVLLIGLSRADQVLDAQANTVQVSFPAFPVVVNGTYMDVKHSEYPPILYKDVTYFPMTWKNTSALGLAVSWDSAEGLSLQKKGACASPEQDLVPQTNADDTVQAAELTPFSVQVNGKSIDNAKETYPVLLFRSVTYFPMTWRFIHDEFGWKTSWDAARGLSIESCEEQTDRQAEQTDFFNITNGGLVAVQGDWIYANEDRNKLIKFNKNGGEEIKLADDNAVSINIVGEWLYYVAAGSEGGIYKIKTDGTQRSRIVNAPDAVSTIRVKDNSIYYVHRSFQDPEGATGGDHRPDGIRKMNIDGTGDELLVGGKINYYMALHGDKIYYLLEEGAAKHLYVMNLDGSGQTRLQDDVLRMTVVDGWIYFAQDNQLGKMSLDGSVVIPLYKADKVITALSYRDGWIYLARGLFGIQGAATIERIRVDGSGLEEIAMARTTSLYFAGNTLYFQQDNKLGGSYRLEHIDIEKSPDAD; encoded by the coding sequence ATGCGGATGAAAACAATTGCGATGTTGGGAGTGCTGCTGATCGGTTTAAGCCGTGCAGATCAAGTGCTGGATGCGCAGGCGAATACCGTGCAGGTCAGTTTCCCTGCGTTTCCCGTTGTCGTCAACGGGACTTACATGGATGTGAAACACAGCGAATATCCCCCGATTCTTTACAAAGACGTCACGTACTTCCCGATGACTTGGAAAAATACGTCGGCGCTTGGTTTGGCGGTTTCTTGGGATTCGGCGGAAGGGTTATCGCTGCAGAAAAAAGGCGCGTGTGCATCGCCTGAACAGGATTTGGTACCGCAGACGAACGCGGACGATACCGTCCAAGCAGCGGAATTGACACCATTTTCCGTCCAGGTGAACGGAAAATCGATCGATAACGCGAAAGAAACGTATCCGGTCCTGCTTTTCCGCAGCGTCACGTATTTTCCGATGACGTGGCGATTCATACACGATGAGTTCGGCTGGAAGACGAGCTGGGATGCAGCTCGCGGGCTGAGCATCGAATCGTGTGAAGAACAAACCGATAGGCAGGCGGAACAAACCGACTTTTTCAATATAACGAATGGCGGCCTTGTTGCCGTTCAGGGCGATTGGATTTATGCGAATGAGGATCGCAACAAGCTCATTAAATTCAATAAAAACGGGGGTGAAGAAATCAAGCTCGCGGACGATAATGCCGTATCGATCAATATCGTCGGGGAGTGGCTTTACTACGTTGCGGCCGGTTCGGAAGGCGGCATTTACAAAATCAAAACGGACGGAACGCAGCGCAGCCGGATCGTTAACGCACCGGATGCCGTAAGTACGATACGGGTAAAGGACAATTCCATCTATTATGTTCATCGATCGTTTCAGGACCCGGAAGGCGCAACCGGAGGCGATCATCGGCCCGACGGCATCCGCAAAATGAACATCGACGGTACGGGAGACGAGCTGCTCGTCGGCGGCAAAATCAATTATTACATGGCGCTGCATGGTGACAAAATTTATTATCTTCTGGAAGAAGGGGCTGCAAAACATTTGTACGTCATGAATCTTGATGGCTCCGGACAGACAAGGCTGCAGGATGATGTGTTGCGGATGACGGTCGTCGACGGATGGATTTATTTTGCACAAGACAATCAGCTTGGCAAGATGAGCCTTGACGGCTCCGTCGTCATTCCTCTATACAAGGCCGATAAAGTCATTACAGCGCTGAGTTATCGAGACGGGTGGATTTACTTGGCAAGAGGTTTGTTCGGCATCCAAGGGGCTGCAACGATCGAGAGGATCCGGGTGGACGGGTCCGGCCTCGAGGAGATCGCTATGGCGCGGACGACGAGCCTTTATTTTGCCGGGAACACGTTATATTTCCAGCAGGACAATAAGCTGGGTGGAAGTTATCGGTTGGAGCACATAGACATCGAGAAATCGCCTGACGCTGATTAA
- a CDS encoding SRPBCC family protein produces MKQRFTTHATFSIERIYRAAPERVFAAWSDRNAKARWYPAAEVFDFRVGGREFTQGGPAGGPVFTFDAYYQEIVPNERLVYTYSLDQGELRISVSIATVELTPTGDGTKLVFTEQGAFFDGHDTPEQLEQGTQQLLDLLGKSLGESNAETFELISRRKLDAPRNLVYRAWTEPELLAQWWGPHGFTNTFNSFDLRPEGVWEYTMHGPDGTDYPHRNVFQEIGPERIVLRHETGHPFIVTATFEDTQGGTEVTFRQKLASKEDYDKLKPICEEGNEQNLDRLGSLLKKI; encoded by the coding sequence ATGAAACAGCGCTTTACGACTCATGCTACATTTAGCATTGAACGCATTTACCGAGCCGCACCCGAACGCGTATTTGCGGCATGGTCGGACCGGAACGCCAAAGCACGCTGGTATCCGGCTGCGGAGGTATTCGACTTCCGCGTAGGAGGGCGGGAGTTCACTCAAGGCGGGCCTGCGGGCGGGCCGGTCTTTACCTTTGACGCTTATTACCAGGAAATCGTGCCCAATGAACGACTGGTGTATACGTACAGTCTGGACCAAGGGGAACTCCGGATTTCGGTTTCCATCGCAACCGTTGAATTGACCCCCACAGGCGATGGCACTAAACTGGTGTTTACAGAGCAGGGAGCGTTTTTCGACGGCCATGATACGCCGGAACAACTTGAGCAGGGGACACAACAATTGCTGGACCTTCTAGGGAAATCGCTTGGGGAAAGTAATGCGGAAACTTTCGAACTCATATCCCGCCGCAAGCTGGATGCTCCTCGGAATTTGGTCTACCGCGCTTGGACGGAACCGGAACTGCTTGCCCAGTGGTGGGGACCTCACGGTTTCACGAATACGTTCAACTCGTTCGATTTAAGGCCTGAAGGTGTCTGGGAATATACGATGCATGGTCCGGACGGAACGGACTATCCGCACCGAAACGTATTTCAAGAAATCGGGCCTGAACGTATAGTGCTGCGGCACGAGACCGGACATCCCTTTATCGTGACTGCTACGTTCGAGGACACCCAAGGCGGGACAGAAGTTACTTTCCGGCAGAAACTTGCATCGAAGGAAGATTACGACAAGCTCAAACCCATTTGCGAAGAGGGGAATGAACAAAATTTGGACAGGCTCGGATCGCTCTTGAAGAAGATTTGA